Genomic segment of Streptomyces alboniger:
CGTCCACGTCTCCCCCTTGCTCATGGGCGCCGAGTTACGCCCGGCAAGCACACTGGCAGCCCCCGGCCGGACGAGACCAGCGGGCATCTCCGCAGCTCATAGGCAGTTTCCCCGCCTGCTGAAAGAGGAGTAGGCCATGGCACGGCGCCCCGGCGGCGGGCGGTGCCAGGGAGACGCCGCCCGCCGGCATGCCGATTGCATCTACCGGATCCTGATGGAGGCCCGGCCCGCAGGGCTGCACATCCCGCAACTGCTGGCTGCCTGGGAACTCTCCCAGCGCCAGGCCGAGGACGGGCTCGCGATGCTGCGCGACATCATCACCGAGATGAACTGGCCGCCCCTGATCTGGACCCGCGTTGACGGACCGAAATGCCCGCACGGTGAGGCCGTGCGGGCCTGTGGATAACCGGCTCGCGATGACGGTTCAGGCCCGTCCTGGTCCTTGGGCGCGGCTGGAGCGGGGCCAACTGGCGTCGGCCTCGCCGCGCAGCGCCGTTGGAATGAAGCCGAGAGGGCGAGGCGGGTAGGTCACCCCGTAGGTGCGGGCGAACCGGTTGGCGGGTGCGATAGAGCCCTGGAGCCGTTCCAGGAAGAAGGCCCGGGCCATCGACTGCATCCGTTCTTCGTTCACGTGCAGGATCCACCGGTTCGCGGCGCTGTCGAAACGGGCCGCCTCGGCGGCCGCCTCCAGGCCAGGAGCCGGGCCTTGACGCAGACGTCCGTTCAGCGCCAGGTAGCGCCGCACCGCTTCCAGTTCCGAGGGGCGCAGCAGCACGGTCTTCAGCCCCGGCCCCGTCGCAGCGGTGCCCGGGGCAGCCCGTACCCGCGCGTACGTCAGCGCGTCCCACCCGTCGTCCGTCAGCCGTACCGCCCACCGCACCGGATGGCCGGCCTTCGCTGAGAGCTCGGCCCGGTCCTCGCGTGAGGCTTCTTCGGCGAGCCCGAGTTCCAACAGGGCGCCATGGTCCGCTCATCAACGCCTTGGCTCAGCCCGGCCCACTCCTGCGTGTGCTGTGCGTCGGCCAGCCGCCACAGCAGAATGCTGTGCTTGTCCGAGCGCCCCATGCTCTGCCCCTCCCGCCGCTGTGCGATGCCGCGACGCTAGCGCCCACAGCCCGGCCTGCGGGCACTGTCAACTGAACCGGACACGGAAGGGTCAGGCACCTCAGGCGCTGTCCACGACGCCGAGATCCTTGTCAGGATGCAGTGGGGGCAGGCAAGGACCTGCTGATACAGAGCCTCGCGGGCCTGCTCCCGTGAGACGCCCAGCGCCCGCGGCCACTTCAGTGCGGCGTAGCAGCCGCCGACGTGCACGCCCGCAGGCAATCCGTCACCGACGCCCTCCTCAATGATCCAGCCCGGAACCGGCGGCCGACGTCGCTCACCTTCGGCCTGCTCGGCCTGGCGCTGCGCCTTTTCCGTATCAGCGGTCGAGTCGTCGCGGGCTCCGGGCGGCCAAGTTTCTGGAGTCATCCGACGGCGACAGGCACTGAGCCATACCAAAAGCCCTGGGCCCTACCGATCCTGCGAACGACCAGCCCGAGTCCGCCTCCAAAAGGTAGGACAGGCGCTCACTCTGCGGAACCGAGAATTCCGATGGGGACGCCGTGCAGAGCGGGGGAGAGGAAGTCACCGATGCCGCCGGCGGAGGCGGGGGTGGCGGCGAGGATGCCGCCCGCTACGGCGGTGGCGGTGAGGGTGAGTGCGGTCAGTACCGGGGGACGCGTCATGACCGGTGAACGAGTACCGCGGCGGCTTGTCACGACCTTGTCCGCCAGCTCAACCGTCCCGCCCGCCCACTCGACGCTCACCTGTAGCTGAAGTACCGGAAGGTGCTCGGGCCGGCTCCCCAAGGGGCGCATAGGGTATCGGTCATGGATATGAGGGCGCTGGCCGAGAACCTAGTGCGGGAAGCCGAAGGGCTTATCCGCGAACACGTGTGGATCCTGACACCCGACCATCGCCTGGTCGTCGCGAAGGCCGCCGCCGACCTGCACGCCGCCGTCGGTGCTCCCCAGACCCAGGAAGCGCTGCCCGCCGTAGAGCGCCTGGAACACCTGCGGGAAGCACTCGCCGCTGTGGCCATCGCTCTTGCTCACGTCCACGGGCATACAGCCTGGTTCCTCGGTGCGGCTGCCAACGTCCTCACGCCCATCTTGCACTGGCGTGCCCTGCCTGCCGGAGACAGCCAAACATTCGGTGCCGTCCCCTCGCCCCCGGAGCGGTATGCGGAAGCCGAGGGCGCAGTCCGCATACTCCAGAGGGCCTTCGCTAGCGTCGCCTCCTGCTGAGCTGAGACCAACCGCCCCATTGACGGAACGGCTTGTGGCTTTGTTCACGAGAACCGGCTCTGGTCCACTTTGTGTGGAGTCGTACGCCCGGTCGCAGCCTGCGGGTCCGGTTGGCGGTACGAACGGGCGGCGGCCGCCGTTCGGGACAGCGGAAGCCCCCGGGTGTCGACGACCACATGGCGCGTGCGTCCGTTGATCTTCTTGCCCGCGTCATAGCCGCGGGTCGCTTTGGACACGGTCTCGGCGGCCTTCACGTTTCGGGAGTCGACCACGGTGGCGACCGCCCAGCTCGCGGTTCAGCGGGTGGTGTAGCCGCCGTTGAGGAAGATGGTCTGGCCGTTGGCCCACCAGCCGTCGGTGAGCAGATGCGTCACCCAGGGCACGATGTCCTCGATCTTGGTGAGGTCACCGTTCATCGCGGACGACTTGTGGTAAGCGATGGAGTCGTCGTCCTCGGCGGGGTAGAAGAATGAGGTGTCCATCGGTCCCGGGGCGATGTTGTTGACCGCGATGTTGCGGCCGAACAGTTCCTTCGACAGGGCGCGGGTGAAGTGCTCGACCGGGGCTTTGCTGCCCGCGTAGGTGGAGTACAGGCCGGTGTATGCGGCCAGCAGCGAGGTGACAATGGTGATGATCTTCCCGCCGTCCTCGATGCGGCGGGCGGCCTCGCGCATCACGAAGAACGCGGCCTTGGAGTTGACCGCGAACATCCGGTCGTACTCCTCCTCCGTGATTTCGGTGAGCGGCTTCTTCAGCACCATGCCGGCGGTGTTGATGCTGTAGTCGAGCTTCCCGAACCGGTTCACGACGTCGTCGAAGACCCGCTCCACCTCGGAGACCTGGGTCAGGTCGCCCTGGATCGCGAACGCCTCGCCCGGGCCGGCGTTGATCTCGTCCACGACGGCCTCGGCCTTGGCCCGGGAGGAGTCGCTGTTGTAGTGCACCGCGACCCGGGCGCCCTGCGCTCCGAGGGTGGTGCTGATCAGCCCGCCGAGGTTACGTGACGCGCCGCCGACGAAGGCGACCTTGCCGTTGAGTGTCTTGTCCGGAGTGGTGACCATGACTGCCTCCTGCGATGCGCTCGGGTGGGACGGCATGACCCCGGCGAACACCGCGGGCCAAGCCATACTCACCAGACTCACCGCAGAGGCGCATGTGGATCTTGAACGATCCGATCAGAGGTGGAACAAACCGCTCACGACTTCCCGCCGGCCGTCAGCGTCCGCCGTCGCCGTCCCGCAGCAGCCGTGGAGTTGCACCCACGTAGCGCCGCATCATCCGCGTCAGATGGCTCTGGTCCGCGAAACCTGCCTCCGTCGCGATCTCCGCAATCGGCCTGCTGGTACGGGTGAGCTCCCACCGTGCGTACTCCAGACGCTGCTGCATCACGTACTGGTGCGGGGATTCGCCGGTCGATGCTTTAAAGACCCGGGTGAAGTGAGATTCGCTGACCTGGGCCACGGTGGCCAGTTCCGCCAGCGTGACCCGCTGCGAGAGGTTCGCATGGATGTAGTCCATGACCTCGGCCAACCGGCGCGGCGGCAGCCCGCCCTCTCGGCCAGGCAGCGTCCGGCCTTCGGCGGCCACCCGCAGTATCACCGCGGCGGCCGCCTGGACCAATGACTGCGCGTACAGGGAGTCCGCAGGGCCGGGCCCGGCGTACTCCGCCACCAGACGCTCCAACAGCATCTTCAGCAGCGGATCGGTGAAGTGGAACCGCGGAACCAGCTCTACCTGGCCGGCGGCGCCGCTCTCGGACGTCAGCTGCTCCAGCCACGCCGGATCAATCCCCAGAAGCAGCAGCTCCACGTCGTCCTGCCAGCGAGGCCGCGACGCCCATCCGGCGGGATTGACCAGCGCCTCCCCGGCATGAAACCGCTCCTGGCGGGGTGTCCCGTCCGCTGACCAGCGCAGATTCGCTGACCGCCCCGTGTGCACCACCAGCACATGCACCGGAGGACCCACGGATAGCGGGGCGACGTCCGATCTGCCCGCGGCGCGCTCAATCGACCGCTCGGCCACCGCATGGCCGAGATCGGACCCACTGCCGTCCAGACACCGCAGATGAGGCTTGATGCGCGAAACACCCACCACACCAGTATTCACCCGTACGGTGCGCCCTGCAGCAGCCCTGGGCACGACTGGGTTCGCTGTCAAACGCCTCGAATGGATATCAAGGACACTGTGGAGTCGGTCGTCCCCGGTCTCGACCGACTCCACAGAAAGTGGACCAGAGCCCCGTTCTCGGCTCTGGCCCACTTCCTGTGAGGCGGTTACTTGGAGTGATTGGTGGGTGGTTCCAGGGCGTCAATCACTTGTTGGACTTCGTGGCGCCACTGGTCGGCGTCGTCGCTGTCCACCCAACCTGTTGCCATCTCTGATCCATCTTGAAGTACCCGTTGGAGCGCGAGCAGGGCTGCCGCCCGGAACGACACCGGAAGCTCCGGCAGGGGTTCTTTGGGGCCGTCATCAGGGTCGATCTGAATCCGGGCGTCAGGGAGGGCGCTGGCGACGAGGGCCGCAGCAGCGACGGCTTGGATGCCATCTCCGCCATCCACACGGGCTTTGGCGTTCGTGACGCGTAGAAACGCTTGCGCGAGCACATTGATGACCTGTTGGGAAGACAGCCCCTCAAGTCCATCGACGAAGTCTCCGGCCAGGTCACTGTCGAACGGACCGGTTCCCCACGTTCCCATGCGCTGCTCCTGAAATCGGTATCGCTGGCGAAGGCAGCATTCCAGTAGCCACTGACATCGGTCACGGAGCGAGGAGAACTCGCTTGCGGAGCAGGTCGAATCCGGCGCGGCCGAACATCTGACGCTTGAGCATCTTGATCCGGTTGACATGGCCTTCGACGACGCCGGAGTTCCAGGACAGTGTGAGGCCGGCGATGACTGCGTCGAGGTCGCGTTCGAGGTGCTGAGCGAACCGGCTGAGGCTGGGCAGGTCGGTGGTGTCTCGGGCGGACTCGATCCACTCCGGCAGTCGGTCTCCCTCCAGCTCGGTGACCATGCGGGCGAAGGAGCGTACGTGCTCGGCCAGCGCGGTCATTTCGGGGCAGTTGGCCAGGACCGCCTTGAGCTGAAGTTGGTCGTGTTCGGCCAGGGCGTCGGGGAGAGTGAGGATCCAGCGGGACACGGCGCGGGCTGACGGTGGCCGGGGCCCGATGGGCTGAGGCTTGCCCCGTAGAGTCTTCTTGGCGTAGTCGCGGACGCTGCTGTGACCGTCCGGGTAGCCCTGTTCGCGGATCTCTTCCCAGAGCTTCCAGGCGTTGGTGCAGCCGTCCTGCCACCGTTGGTCGAGGTAGGGCTTGAAGGCATCGAGCCTGGTCACACGGTTCTGCCACTGGCCGGTGAACAGCTCCTCCGGGGTGGTGGCGAGGGAGAAGCGCAGGATGGTGTTGAGGCCCATGCCGAGCTGTCGGGCGACGGATCGCTTGCTGTGGCCGGCGGCCAGGAGTGCGTGAACGGTCGCGTGTTTGGCGCGGGTTCGTTCAGCGAATTGGTGGCCCGTCGGCCAGGGCGACGACACCGTCGGCTCCTCCGTCTCCTGCGGTGCGTCCGGCGCCGCGGGCATCGGGCGCAGGCAGCCGCGGTGCCGGTAGACGCACTTCTCGGCGGCTTCACCCAGGTTGTGCCAGAGGTGCCACCGGTCGGCGACCTGGAGGGCTTGCGGGGCGCCGCGGGTGGCGCCGTCGGCGAAGAACGGGGCCCGGTCGCGGCAGGTGATCTCGATGCCGGGGCGCTCGGCGAGCCAGGCCGCGAGCGTGTCCGCCTCCCGGTCCGGCAGGAGGTCGATGGGGCGGCGTGTCTCGACGTCGACGAGCACGGTTCCGTAAATGCGGCCCTTGCGCTGGGCGTACTCGTCCACGCCGACCACGCGGGGCACGACGGCGGGCGGCTCCGGGAGCGAAGCGACCAGTCTCAGCAGGGTGTTGCGACTGACCGGAGTGCCGAAGACGTCCGCCATTCGGGCTCCGGCCCGGCCCGCGAGCGCGAGTCCGACCGAGACGAGCGTCGATCGCAGCCGTTCCGTTTGACGGCCGAACCGGCGCGTGAACCCCGACACCTGCTCGACGAAGGTCCTGCGTGGACAGGACTCCTCTCCGCAGACGAACCGCCGCACTCTCAACGCCACCACAACGAGCCTGCCGACCGATGGCAGATCACGAGGAAACCGCAGATAGGAACCGTGTACTTGCCCCGACCGGCACCCGCACCCCGGGCAGGCCACCTGCCGGACCGTGCTCCGGGCCTCGACCCGGACCACCGCGTCGGTCACCGTGATCGACTCCACCAACACGTCCTCCACCGAGGAGAACAGCAACTCTTCGAGCTGCGGCCGTACTTCGTCCACGGCGCAGCACTGTTGGCCATGCTGCCCACCGGCCGGGCGATTTTCGGGCGACCTCAGCCACCATCACGAGAAGGCCGATAGTCACTCAGCGTACGCGGCCACAACAAGTGGGCCAGAGCCGAGAACGGGGAGTCGTTTGTTGACGACTTCGGGAGTCCCTCATGGCCGTCGGATGCACCAGGAAGGTGCCCAGCGAGGCTCCTTCGGAAGATGTGGAACCGGGGCACCACTCCGCTGCCCGTCTCCCTCCACGCCCGGGTAAGCCGCCCCGCTGTCGCCGGCTGCGTGTTGGGAAGTCCGCCTGCTGCACGAGGACCCCCTGTCCGCTGCGCGGCTGACCTCCGCCTGCCCTCCGGCCACTACCGGAGGGCAGGCGGAGGTCAGGCCGCCTGGGAGGAGCCGCCCCAGCGGGGGTAGGTGTAGCCGAGGATGCGGGTGCTGAGGGTGGAGGCGACGGTGACGCCGAAGGGTTGGAGAACGTCGTGGGTGCTGGCCCCCCCACCGTTGTAGGTGTCGGCGAGGCCGGTGTTGCGTTGTTGCCATTCGGTCCAGATGAGGTCGACGAACGTGCGGTGGACCCAGTGCAGGGGGTCGTTGGGGGAGTACATCTGGCTCATGTCGCCGCCGATGTGCACGTGGACGCTCGCCTGGGGAGTGCCTTCGAGCGCCCGGCGGAATTGGTCGTAGCTCTGCCTGTTCGTGTTCAGGAGGTTCTCGATCATTCGGGGGCTGTACCAGGATCCGATGGTGGAGCCGCCGTTGAACTTGCGTTGCAGGCAGTGATTGTTCGGGATGGTGGCCTGCCAGTCGGCGAAGGCCCCGTTCGTCACGCACCGGCTGCTCCCGGTGCCGTTGCCGCCGAAGTAGGAGGAGCTGAGGATGGCTGATCGCTCCGGTGCCTGGGAGTCGCGGGACCAGTCCCAGTAGGGCAGGACGATAGTCGGGTCGATCTTCTGGAGGGCGGCCTCGAAGCGGCGCAGGTGTTCGCGGTTCCAGGGCAGGAACGCCGCTACCCCGTGACTGCTGGCCCGGTAGTCGTAGTGGTCGGCGGTGAACTGGTCGTACTGGGACTGTCCTGTGCCGCTCCTGACGTGGAGCGCCTGGACCGCCGCGAAGAACCGCTTCCGCTGGTCTTCGGTGAGCTGGCGGATCTCCCGACGCGTCATCACCTGTGGGACGGGGCGACCTTTCAGATGGCGAGTGGGACCGGCTGGAGCCGCACCTTCCGAAGAGCGTGGGGCGGGGCGGGCGCTGGAGGGACCACCGCATGGTCAACGGGATCCTCTTCCGGCAACGGGCCGGGATCCCGTGGCGTGATCTTCCCTCACGGTTCGGGAAGTGGAAGACCTGCCACGACAGGCATCGCAGGTGGTCAGCGGACGGTACGTGGGCAAAGGTATTGAGGGCCGTCCAGGCCGATGCTGACGCGGAGAGCCGGATCGACTGGAGTGTGGTGAGTGTGGACTCCACCGTGTGCCGCGTCCACCAGCAGGCCGCCGGGGCCCGAAGCCGGCCCCCACGGATATCAGGACGGCGCCGTTCTCCCGCCTGGCATCGGGACGATGAGGCGATCGGCCGTTCACGCGGTGGGCTCACCACCAAGATCCATCTGGCGAGCGACGGAGGCTGCCGACCGCTGGCTGT
This window contains:
- a CDS encoding IS5 family transposase, with translation MGRGDLSDGEWDRLEPHLPKSVGRGGRWRDHRMVNGILFRQRAGIPWRDLPSRFGKWKTCHDRHRRWSADGTWAKVLRAVQADADAESRIDWSVVSVDSTVCRVHQQAAGARSRPPRISGRRRSPAWHRDDEAIGRSRGGLTTKIHLASDGGCRPLAVLITPGQWGDAPQLIPVLERVRVPRPAGGHPRTRPDHLCGDKAYSSRRNRRYLRRRQIRHIIPERRDQQAHRRRRGGAGGRPTGFDRERYARRNEVERTVNALKGFRAVATRFDKRAYVFEGTVTVAAIRLWLCS
- a CDS encoding DUF6233 domain-containing protein, with the protein product MTPETWPPGARDDSTADTEKAQRQAEQAEGERRRPPVPGWIIEEGVGDGLPAGVHVGGCYAALKWPRALGVSREQAREALYQQVLACPHCILTRISASWTAPEVPDPSVSGSVDSARRPGCGR
- a CDS encoding AraC family transcriptional regulator gives rise to the protein MGVSRIKPHLRCLDGSGSDLGHAVAERSIERAAGRSDVAPLSVGPPVHVLVVHTGRSANLRWSADGTPRQERFHAGEALVNPAGWASRPRWQDDVELLLLGIDPAWLEQLTSESGAAGQVELVPRFHFTDPLLKMLLERLVAEYAGPGPADSLYAQSLVQAAAAVILRVAAEGRTLPGREGGLPPRRLAEVMDYIHANLSQRVTLAELATVAQVSESHFTRVFKASTGESPHQYVMQQRLEYARWELTRTSRPIAEIATEAGFADQSHLTRMMRRYVGATPRLLRDGDGGR
- a CDS encoding DUF4259 domain-containing protein; the encoded protein is MGTWGTGPFDSDLAGDFVDGLEGLSSQQVINVLAQAFLRVTNAKARVDGGDGIQAVAAAALVASALPDARIQIDPDDGPKEPLPELPVSFRAAALLALQRVLQDGSEMATGWVDSDDADQWRHEVQQVIDALEPPTNHSK
- a CDS encoding ISL3 family transposase → MDEVRPQLEELLFSSVEDVLVESITVTDAVVRVEARSTVRQVACPGCGCRSGQVHGSYLRFPRDLPSVGRLVVVALRVRRFVCGEESCPRRTFVEQVSGFTRRFGRQTERLRSTLVSVGLALAGRAGARMADVFGTPVSRNTLLRLVASLPEPPAVVPRVVGVDEYAQRKGRIYGTVLVDVETRRPIDLLPDREADTLAAWLAERPGIEITCRDRAPFFADGATRGAPQALQVADRWHLWHNLGEAAEKCVYRHRGCLRPMPAAPDAPQETEEPTVSSPWPTGHQFAERTRAKHATVHALLAAGHSKRSVARQLGMGLNTILRFSLATTPEELFTGQWQNRVTRLDAFKPYLDQRWQDGCTNAWKLWEEIREQGYPDGHSSVRDYAKKTLRGKPQPIGPRPPSARAVSRWILTLPDALAEHDQLQLKAVLANCPEMTALAEHVRSFARMVTELEGDRLPEWIESARDTTDLPSLSRFAQHLERDLDAVIAGLTLSWNSGVVEGHVNRIKMLKRQMFGRAGFDLLRKRVLLAP
- a CDS encoding SDR family oxidoreductase — translated: MVTTPDKTLNGKVAFVGGASRNLGGLISTTLGAQGARVAVHYNSDSSRAKAEAVVDEINAGPGEAFAIQGDLTQVSEVERVFDDVVNRFGKLDYSINTAGMVLKKPLTEITEEEYDRMFAVNSKAAFFVMREAARRIEDGGKIITIVTSLLAAYTGLYSTYAGSKAPVEHFTRALSKELFGRNIAVNNIAPGPMDTSFFYPAEDDDSIAYHKSSAMNGDLTKIEDIVPWVTHLLTDGWWANGQTIFLNGGYTTR
- a CDS encoding DUF6417 family protein yields the protein MELGLAEEASREDRAELSAKAGHPVRWAVRLTDDGWDALTYARVRAAPGTAATGPGLKTVLLRPSELEAVRRYLALNGRLRQGPAPGLEAAAEAARFDSAANRWILHVNEERMQSMARAFFLERLQGSIAPANRFARTYGVTYPPRPLGFIPTALRGEADASWPRSSRAQGPGRA
- a CDS encoding tyrosinase family protein; the protein is MTRREIRQLTEDQRKRFFAAVQALHVRSGTGQSQYDQFTADHYDYRASSHGVAAFLPWNREHLRRFEAALQKIDPTIVLPYWDWSRDSQAPERSAILSSSYFGGNGTGSSRCVTNGAFADWQATIPNNHCLQRKFNGGSTIGSWYSPRMIENLLNTNRQSYDQFRRALEGTPQASVHVHIGGDMSQMYSPNDPLHWVHRTFVDLIWTEWQQRNTGLADTYNGGGASTHDVLQPFGVTVASTLSTRILGYTYPRWGGSSQAA